In Candidatus Omnitrophota bacterium, one DNA window encodes the following:
- a CDS encoding pyridoxine 5'-phosphate synthase, whose translation MPLLGVNIDHVATLREARKGDVPDPVIAARICEAAGADSIVVHLREDRRHINDNDVFVLRKTVRSRLNLEMSIAKEIVEIACRVSPDQATLVPEKRQELTTEGGLDVVSNFEKVKSAVKKLQSCGIDVSLFIDPELRQIDAAKKSGVKMIELHTGKYADAKNKKEQVKYYKEIKKASIFASKCGLNVFAGHGLDYNNVKEIAKIKQIEELNIGYSIICRAVFVGLDRAVKEMKFAFN comes from the coding sequence ATGCCGTTATTAGGAGTAAATATAGACCACGTTGCAACATTAAGGGAGGCAAGAAAAGGTGATGTGCCGGATCCTGTTATTGCCGCAAGAATCTGTGAAGCAGCAGGGGCTGATAGTATTGTGGTTCATTTAAGAGAAGACCGCAGGCATATAAATGATAATGATGTTTTTGTCCTAAGAAAGACAGTCAGATCAAGATTGAATTTAGAAATGTCTATTGCAAAGGAAATTGTAGAAATTGCTTGTAGAGTTAGCCCTGACCAGGCAACTCTTGTCCCGGAGAAGAGGCAGGAGTTGACTACTGAGGGCGGGTTGGATGTTGTATCTAACTTTGAGAAAGTAAAATCAGCAGTTAAAAAATTACAGTCTTGCGGAATAGATGTTAGTTTGTTTATTGACCCTGAGTTAAGGCAGATTGATGCTGCAAAGAAATCCGGAGTCAAGATGATAGAATTGCATACCGGAAAGTATGCTGATGCTAAAAATAAAAAAGAGCAGGTTAAATATTACAAAGAGATTAAAAAGGCGTCAATATTTGCAAGTAAATGCGGGCTGAATGTTTTTGCCGGGCATGGCTTGGATTATAACAATGTAAAAGAAATAGCGAAAATCAAACAAATTGAAGAATTGAATATCGGATATTCAATAATTTGCCGTGCGGTTTTTGTTGGCTTGGACCGGGCGGTAAAAGAGATGAAGTTCGCGTTTAATTAA
- the cdaA gene encoding diadenylate cyclase CdaA, giving the protein MIVDMFILYWKPVVEIAILWLVIYHIMLFFEGTRAVQVLRGIIVLLLAFFIFEKFGLQTLDWLLTKLFGISVIAILIIFHPEIRHGLARLGQRHFFGASIRGEELDVVLKEIASCVIRLADNKFGALIAIEKKDPLSIYVESGAVIDGHVSAELIEAIFTPNNPLHDGGLIIQHGRIAAAGCLFPLTQNQDLSRIYGTRHRAALGLSEETDALIIVVSEERQDFSFVYKGRLYKDLGREELLTKIKETMKLVDKDA; this is encoded by the coding sequence ATGATAGTAGACATGTTTATTTTATACTGGAAGCCGGTAGTTGAGATTGCGATACTCTGGTTGGTGATTTACCATATTATGCTTTTTTTTGAAGGAACCCGCGCGGTTCAGGTCTTGCGTGGGATAATTGTTCTTTTATTGGCATTTTTTATATTTGAAAAATTCGGCCTGCAGACTCTCGATTGGTTATTAACTAAATTATTTGGTATTTCAGTCATTGCGATTTTAATAATTTTCCATCCAGAGATTAGGCATGGGTTAGCCCGTTTAGGACAAAGGCATTTTTTCGGCGCTTCAATTAGAGGAGAAGAGTTAGACGTTGTTTTAAAAGAAATTGCCAGTTGTGTTATTAGGCTTGCGGATAATAAGTTTGGGGCATTAATTGCTATTGAGAAAAAGGACCCGCTTTCCATTTATGTGGAAAGTGGCGCTGTTATTGATGGCCATGTGAGTGCTGAATTGATAGAGGCAATTTTTACTCCGAATAACCCGTTGCACGATGGAGGATTGATTATTCAGCATGGAAGGATTGCGGCAGCAGGGTGCCTTTTCCCGCTTACGCAGAATCAAGATTTGAGCCGTATATATGGCACAAGGCATAGGGCGGCTTTAGGCCTAAGCGAAGAGACTGACGCTCTTATTATTGTTGTTTCTGAGGAGAGACAGGATTTTTCTTTTGTTTACAAGGGCAGGCTTTACAAAGATTTAGGTAGAGAAGAATTGCTAACGAAAATAAAAGAAACAATGAAACTTGTGGATAAAGATGCCTAA
- the folP gene encoding dihydropteroate synthase: MEDICVDPYGIKIMLPKAQPYLVKINSVSNIAANILKQEMLSLGGDTAIARGALTGKTKETGCLLMGNFSQYNNLVQKLKLQPFGLKKISEDLAEALANYQKEKFILNLGKHKLDLSKRTHIMGILNITPDSFSGDGLLNLSKDSIVRYAQKLADDGADVLDVGGESSRPKAKPVSAKEEISRTIPVVKELVKKVNIPVSIDTSKPEVARAALESGASMVNDISGMRDSRMRKLAAKYKAGVVIMHMKGRPANMQRNPNYDCLITDIIQYLEQSVVESIRDGIEKDKIIIDPGIGFGKTIGHNLELLKNLREFKVLGFPILVGTSRKSFIGKMLDAPPKERVFGTVSSCVLAAANGASLVRVHDVKEVKQALRISDAVNGAAKLR, encoded by the coding sequence ATGGAAGATATTTGCGTGGATCCTTATGGCATTAAAATTATGCTTCCAAAAGCACAGCCATACCTGGTAAAAATCAATTCTGTTTCAAATATCGCAGCAAACATACTTAAACAAGAAATGCTTTCTTTAGGGGGAGATACTGCTATTGCAAGGGGAGCATTGACTGGGAAAACAAAAGAAACCGGATGCCTGCTTATGGGAAATTTTTCCCAATACAATAATTTGGTTCAAAAGCTTAAATTGCAACCCTTTGGCCTAAAGAAGATTTCCGAAGATTTAGCGGAAGCTTTGGCTAACTATCAAAAAGAAAAATTCATCCTGAATCTGGGTAAGCATAAACTTGACTTGAGTAAGAGAACTCATATCATGGGAATTTTAAACATTACGCCTGATTCTTTTAGCGGTGATGGGCTCCTTAATCTTTCTAAAGATTCTATAGTGCGCTATGCACAAAAATTAGCAGATGACGGAGCTGATGTGCTTGATGTCGGAGGAGAGTCAAGCCGGCCAAAAGCAAAGCCTGTTTCCGCTAAGGAGGAAATTTCAAGGACGATCCCTGTTGTAAAAGAATTAGTTAAGAAAGTCAATATTCCGGTATCAATAGATACTTCTAAGCCGGAAGTCGCCAGAGCTGCTTTAGAAAGTGGTGCAAGCATGGTTAATGATATCTCCGGGATGCGCGATTCCCGTATGCGAAAATTGGCAGCAAAATATAAAGCAGGTGTTGTGATTATGCATATGAAGGGTAGGCCCGCTAATATGCAACGCAACCCGAATTATGACTGTTTGATTACCGATATAATTCAATACTTGGAGCAATCTGTAGTTGAGTCAATCAGAGATGGTATTGAAAAAGATAAAATTATTATTGATCCGGGAATTGGGTTTGGTAAAACTATAGGGCATAATTTGGAATTGTTGAAGAATCTTAGAGAGTTTAAAGTGTTGGGATTCCCGATTCTTGTTGGGACTTCCCGAAAATCTTTTATCGGTAAGATGTTGGATGCGCCTCCAAAGGAAAGAGTTTTTGGGACCGTGTCTAGTTGTGTCCTTGCTGCAGCTAATGGAGCAAGCCTTGTCAGGGTCCATGATGTTAAAGAAGTAAAACAAGCGTTAAGAATATCAGATGCTGTAAATGGAGCTGCGAAGCTAAGATAA
- the ftsH gene encoding ATP-dependent zinc metalloprotease FtsH, translating to MTKNHSKFKNNKFLKKLPFNWILPILLFFLLMRFINVPVSEIPKEISYSAFYDTLKNDPSKIKSVTMTETILQGEFTSSQKFFLHIPNDDKDLLSLMRQNLKSFEVKPPRTFWMSLLFNLGPILLLIFFWWMMAARGEQLGSRILSFGKVRPKIQGETEKATFNDVAGVDEAKEELKEVIEFLKDPKKFQRLGGKIPKGVLLVGPPGCGKTLIARAVAGEAGVPFFSISGSDFVEMFVGVGASRVRDLFEQGRRAGKVSGKGAIIFIDEIDAVGRLRFSGIGGGHDEREQTLNALLVEMDGFDAQQGLILIAATNRPDTLDPALLRPGRFDRNIIVNLPDIKGREEILKVHTRKIKLGPTVDLRSIAAQTPGFSGADLANLCNEAALLAARHNKDSVEIIEFEKSVERVLMGPEKKSHIMSKKEKEITSLHESGHALLSLLLPEVNPLKKVSIIPRGLAGGYTFTPPLEDRHYWTKRELMAEITMMLGGRASEEINLSEVTTGAQNDLEMATQMARRMVTQFGMSEKLGHMTLGKREGLVFLGRDLMEERNYSDDTARLIDEEVKKIVDDSYVKSKEILLANNDKLKILSNALLEKEVLNGEEVKKLLGIEKQDLV from the coding sequence ATGACAAAAAATCATTCTAAGTTTAAGAATAATAAATTCCTCAAAAAGCTTCCTTTCAATTGGATATTGCCTATCTTGCTTTTCTTCTTGTTGATGCGTTTTATTAATGTCCCGGTTTCAGAAATTCCTAAGGAGATTAGCTATAGTGCTTTTTATGATACCTTAAAAAACGATCCTTCCAAGATTAAGTCCGTAACTATGACTGAGACTATACTTCAGGGCGAATTTACAAGTTCACAGAAATTCTTTTTACATATTCCAAATGATGATAAAGATTTACTGAGTTTAATGCGTCAGAACCTGAAGAGTTTTGAAGTTAAACCTCCACGGACTTTCTGGATGAGTTTGTTATTTAATTTAGGGCCAATTTTGCTCTTGATATTTTTCTGGTGGATGATGGCTGCCCGTGGCGAACAGCTTGGAAGCAGGATTTTAAGTTTTGGGAAAGTCAGGCCGAAAATACAAGGCGAGACTGAAAAAGCTACTTTTAACGATGTTGCGGGAGTTGATGAGGCAAAAGAGGAACTCAAGGAAGTCATTGAGTTTTTAAAAGACCCTAAGAAATTTCAGCGTTTGGGCGGAAAAATTCCTAAAGGAGTTTTGTTGGTTGGGCCTCCCGGCTGTGGAAAAACTTTAATTGCCCGAGCAGTCGCCGGTGAAGCAGGCGTCCCATTCTTTAGTATCTCTGGTTCTGATTTTGTGGAGATGTTTGTGGGAGTTGGCGCAAGCAGGGTGAGAGATTTATTTGAACAAGGAAGGCGTGCTGGAAAAGTTTCCGGTAAAGGGGCAATTATTTTTATTGATGAAATTGATGCAGTTGGAAGGCTTCGTTTTTCCGGTATTGGCGGCGGCCATGATGAGCGCGAACAGACTTTGAATGCACTTTTGGTTGAGATGGATGGGTTTGATGCACAGCAAGGTTTAATACTTATCGCAGCAACAAATCGCCCTGACACATTAGATCCGGCATTGCTTAGGCCGGGAAGATTTGACCGTAATATCATTGTAAACCTGCCTGATATAAAAGGAAGAGAAGAAATCCTCAAGGTTCATACTAGGAAAATCAAGCTTGGGCCTACTGTAGATTTAAGGTCAATAGCTGCTCAGACACCGGGCTTTTCCGGTGCTGATTTGGCTAATCTTTGTAATGAAGCCGCCCTTCTTGCGGCAAGGCACAATAAGGATTCTGTAGAGATTATAGAATTTGAGAAGTCTGTTGAAAGAGTCTTGATGGGTCCGGAAAAAAAGAGCCACATTATGTCTAAGAAAGAGAAAGAAATCACCTCTCTTCACGAATCAGGGCATGCTTTGTTATCTCTTTTGCTGCCCGAAGTAAATCCTCTTAAAAAAGTTTCTATTATCCCAAGAGGCCTTGCTGGAGGGTATACTTTTACCCCTCCTCTGGAGGATAGGCATTATTGGACCAAGAGAGAGTTAATGGCCGAAATTACTATGATGTTAGGGGGCCGTGCTTCAGAAGAAATAAACTTAAGTGAAGTTACTACCGGAGCCCAGAACGATTTAGAGATGGCAACGCAAATGGCCCGGCGCATGGTAACTCAGTTCGGGATGTCTGAAAAGTTAGGCCACATGACATTAGGCAAAAGAGAAGGTTTGGTTTTCTTAGGGCGCGACCTTATGGAAGAAAGGAATTACAGCGACGATACAGCGCGGCTCATTGATGAGGAAGTTAAAAAGATAGTAGATGACTCTTATGTAAAATCCAAAGAAATTTTATTGGCGAATAACGATAAATTAAAGATTCTTTCAAATGCTTTGCTTGAAAAAGAAGTATTAAACGGCGAAGAGGTTAAGAAGTTGTTAGGCATTGAGAAACAGGACCTTGTTTAA
- the tilS gene encoding tRNA lysidine(34) synthetase TilS: MIIDQVKNTIRRYGLFAKKDKVLIGVSGGPDSLTLLLILNKLKNEFGLSLHIAHFDHNLRKNSSKDADFVRNIAEDLNIPVTITKAKSKDILKSGSIEENARNSRLDFLFKVAKKIKARKIALGHNLDDQAETVLMRILRGTGLYGLGGISAKREIYGFSIVRPLIEVKRKDIESFLKKRRIKARIDETNFEDIYFRNKIRNKLLVLLKKYYNKNIKDVLASLAQSVSLDYDYLSFSAKKKMKVLNGNIQLRKFLRLHPALQRLVLRNAIAQIKGDTRRITFGHIKEIEDLILNRPLNSIVDLPKGVSVAKKRNSLQFYLKNR, encoded by the coding sequence ATGATTATAGACCAAGTAAAAAACACGATCAGAAGATATGGCCTTTTTGCAAAAAAAGACAAGGTATTAATTGGAGTTTCCGGGGGGCCTGATTCTCTAACTTTGCTTTTAATCTTAAACAAACTAAAGAATGAATTTGGCTTAAGTTTGCATATTGCTCATTTTGACCATAATTTAAGAAAAAATTCTTCTAAGGATGCGGATTTTGTGAGGAATATTGCCGAGGATTTAAACATCCCGGTAACCATAACAAAGGCAAAAAGCAAGGATATCCTTAAAAGTGGCTCAATTGAAGAAAATGCCAGGAATTCCCGTTTGGATTTTTTATTTAAAGTTGCAAAGAAAATCAAAGCCCGTAAAATTGCATTAGGACATAATTTGGACGATCAGGCGGAAACAGTGCTTATGCGTATTTTAAGAGGGACCGGTTTGTATGGGTTGGGAGGCATATCAGCCAAGCGGGAAATTTATGGCTTTTCAATAGTCCGGCCTCTTATTGAGGTGAAGCGTAAAGATATTGAGTCTTTCTTAAAGAAAAGAAGGATTAAGGCACGGATTGACGAGACTAATTTTGAGGATATTTATTTCAGGAATAAAATCAGGAATAAGCTTTTGGTTTTATTAAAGAAATATTACAATAAAAATATTAAAGATGTGCTTGCAAGTTTAGCTCAGAGCGTTTCTTTAGACTATGATTATTTAAGTTTTTCTGCCAAGAAGAAGATGAAGGTGTTAAACGGGAATATTCAATTAAGAAAGTTCCTTAGGCTCCATCCAGCCTTGCAAAGGCTTGTTTTACGTAATGCAATTGCGCAAATTAAAGGGGATACCCGCAGAATTACATTCGGCCATATTAAAGAAATAGAGGATTTGATTTTGAACAGGCCATTAAATTCTATAGTTGACCTTCCAAAAGGCGTTTCAGTAGCTAAGAAGAGGAATTCCCTCCAGTTTTATCTAAAAAATCGCTAA
- a CDS encoding histidine kinase dimerization/phospho-acceptor domain-containing protein codes for MEVIQLKKRTGRDYANTICLIGVIPFLVFLYLLINKIGTFEKFTTDVWGIILTATTVFLMGVVTGRESLQNLINSLFDYNHKIIVLQDELIKKNKLAAVTETVLTLSHEISNPLFIIQGNLELLKDDFEKSGLSPAAKERIEQVKNNCKRIVDVTNDMLNLSRPVSETIHGDIKIISLKSSEQKKEERKL; via the coding sequence ATGGAAGTAATCCAATTAAAAAAAAGGACTGGTAGGGATTATGCTAATACAATTTGCCTTATAGGGGTAATACCCTTTCTGGTTTTCTTGTATCTTCTTATTAATAAAATCGGTACTTTTGAAAAGTTTACTACCGACGTTTGGGGTATTATACTTACAGCTACAACTGTTTTCCTTATGGGGGTAGTTACTGGCAGGGAAAGCCTGCAAAATCTAATCAATAGCCTTTTTGATTATAACCACAAGATTATAGTTTTGCAGGATGAATTAATAAAAAAGAACAAACTTGCTGCAGTTACGGAAACTGTTCTTACTTTGAGCCATGAAATCAGTAATCCGCTGTTTATCATTCAGGGGAATCTTGAACTCTTAAAAGATGATTTTGAGAAAAGCGGTTTATCTCCTGCTGCTAAAGAAAGAATTGAGCAAGTAAAAAATAATTGCAAACGGATTGTAGATGTAACTAATGATATGCTTAATTTATCAAGGCCGGTATCTGAGACTATCCATGGAGATATTAAGATTATTAGTCTCAAGAGTTCGGAACAGAAAAAAGAGGAGAGGAAGCTGTGA
- a CDS encoding diacylglycerol kinase family protein, whose amino-acid sequence MAKDSFFRNVFKVKGFFTSLRIALQGIIYLFLYHHNMRLIFIFGILAFLAGIYFKLKGIELIALCITITLVFMAEIFNTAIELLMDTITEKFHIKIKLVKDIAAGVVVLACLNAIAIGYIIFIRKIIK is encoded by the coding sequence ATGGCTAAGGACAGTTTCTTTAGGAATGTTTTTAAGGTAAAGGGTTTCTTTACAAGTTTAAGAATTGCTTTGCAAGGCATTATTTATTTATTTTTATACCATCACAATATGCGGTTAATTTTTATTTTCGGAATCCTGGCTTTTTTAGCAGGGATTTATTTTAAACTTAAGGGGATTGAATTGATAGCTCTTTGTATAACTATAACGCTTGTTTTTATGGCGGAGATATTTAATACTGCAATTGAGCTTCTAATGGATACCATTACAGAAAAGTTCCATATTAAAATTAAATTGGTAAAAGATATAGCTGCAGGTGTTGTGGTGCTTGCTTGCCTAAACGCCATAGCTATAGGTTATATTATTTTTATCCGGAAAATAATAAAATAA
- a CDS encoding dihydropteroate synthase, which produces MLIIGELINGMYQNIAKAIKEKDKSVIQKCALDQVNSGSDVLDINCGPASKQPVQDLPWLVEVIQEVTDKPLCLDSSKPLVIEAGLRIAKNKVIINSTTADIEKMEVLIPLAKKYNAKLIGLTISSKGIPQNKDQRLELAATIVATCSDKGFPIEDLYIDPIVMPVNVAQAQMKDILDSIHEFKIISDPSPKTIIGLSNVSQGTIARNLINRTFLTMAVASGLDAAILDPLDKELMDSVITAELLLNKNIYCDSFLEAYRRR; this is translated from the coding sequence ATGCTTATTATCGGGGAATTAATTAACGGGATGTATCAAAATATCGCAAAGGCGATAAAAGAAAAAGATAAATCAGTTATACAAAAATGTGCCTTGGATCAGGTTAATTCAGGCAGCGATGTTTTGGATATTAATTGCGGCCCTGCCTCAAAACAGCCGGTTCAGGATTTGCCTTGGCTCGTTGAAGTTATTCAAGAAGTAACTGATAAACCGCTTTGTTTAGATTCAAGCAAGCCTCTTGTTATAGAAGCTGGTTTAAGAATTGCGAAGAACAAAGTTATAATTAATTCTACAACTGCAGATATTGAAAAAATGGAAGTTTTGATTCCCCTTGCGAAAAAGTATAATGCTAAACTTATTGGTTTAACTATAAGCTCAAAAGGGATTCCTCAAAACAAGGATCAGCGCCTTGAGTTGGCAGCTACTATTGTCGCAACTTGTTCAGATAAGGGTTTTCCTATCGAGGACCTGTATATTGACCCTATAGTTATGCCGGTTAACGTCGCTCAAGCCCAGATGAAGGATATTTTAGATTCAATCCACGAATTTAAGATTATTTCTGACCCAAGCCCTAAAACTATTATTGGATTGAGCAATGTTTCACAGGGTACGATTGCAAGGAATCTTATTAATCGGACTTTTTTGACTATGGCAGTTGCTTCCGGGTTAGACGCGGCAATTTTAGATCCTCTTGACAAAGAATTGATGGATTCGGTAATCACGGCGGAGCTGTTGCTTAATAAAAATATTTATTGCGACTCTTTTCTTGAAGCCTATAGGAGGCGTTAA
- a CDS encoding acetyl-CoA decarbonylase/synthase complex subunit delta, with product MASQLMLENWAGEVYTLSIGANKASGGTRENTLTVGGEKALPFLFEEGAIPNKPQVVFEIWDSAPSDWPDELVKPYKDVFSDPLAWADKCVKEYKAKALCVRLQAAHPDFGNKPADSEAKLISSLLKKVGVPLIILGCGDDAKDNIILPACSEAAKGEKCLIGSAVQDNYKTIAASVLADGHSIIAESPIDINIAKQLNILISDMGLPLDRIVINPTIGALGYGLEYAYSIMERARLAALSGDKTVANPFICFVAQESWRAKEAKVSHAEFPSWGMESERGIAWEIITATALIQAGADILVMRHPKAIEKVNMYLDNLFINTKR from the coding sequence ATGGCAAGTCAGCTAATGTTGGAAAATTGGGCAGGGGAAGTTTATACGTTAAGTATTGGAGCTAATAAGGCTAGCGGAGGGACAAGAGAAAATACTTTAACCGTCGGGGGAGAGAAGGCATTGCCGTTTTTGTTTGAGGAGGGTGCAATACCTAATAAGCCTCAGGTTGTCTTTGAGATCTGGGATTCTGCCCCCAGCGATTGGCCGGATGAATTAGTAAAGCCCTATAAAGATGTATTTTCTGACCCTTTAGCCTGGGCTGATAAATGTGTTAAAGAGTATAAAGCTAAGGCGCTATGCGTTAGGTTGCAGGCAGCGCATCCTGATTTTGGAAATAAGCCGGCTGATTCGGAAGCAAAATTGATTTCCAGCCTATTAAAAAAAGTCGGGGTTCCTCTGATTATTTTAGGCTGCGGAGATGATGCCAAGGATAATATCATTTTACCGGCTTGTTCTGAAGCGGCAAAGGGAGAGAAATGCTTAATTGGTTCTGCTGTGCAGGATAATTATAAAACGATTGCCGCAAGCGTATTAGCTGATGGGCATAGTATTATAGCAGAGTCTCCCATTGATATTAATATTGCCAAGCAATTAAATATCCTTATTTCCGACATGGGTTTGCCACTGGACCGGATTGTGATTAATCCGACGATAGGGGCATTGGGTTATGGTTTAGAATACGCGTATTCAATAATGGAAAGAGCCCGCCTTGCGGCTTTGTCAGGAGATAAAACTGTTGCTAACCCATTTATTTGTTTCGTTGCCCAAGAATCATGGAGAGCTAAAGAAGCTAAGGTCAGCCATGCGGAATTCCCTTCTTGGGGGATGGAGTCAGAACGGGGAATCGCTTGGGAAATTATTACTGCCACCGCTCTTATCCAGGCTGGGGCAGATATTTTAGTTATGCGCCATCCTAAAGCAATTGAAAAAGTTAATATGTATTTGGATAATTTATTCATAAATACAAAGAGGTAG
- a CDS encoding AAA family ATPase translates to MGYVIAMAGKGGVGKTTIAALIVRIIKEKKLGSVLAIDADPNSNLAESLGLEVKATIGNILDGISAHPEKIPSGMPKDRFIEFQVQTAIVEADGFDLLTMGKPEGPGCYCYVNNSLRNIMGKLINDYDFIIIDNEAGLEHLSRRTTRSADALVIVSNASVVGLKAAKRIKDLTKDLEIKIKKSFLIVNCYNDMIDSGKIQDLGLNYLGSIPQDKEIEKICINGCSLMDLNDKGISLDTLRRIGESIWQVS, encoded by the coding sequence ATGGGTTATGTTATTGCAATGGCAGGAAAGGGTGGAGTAGGAAAAACTACCATTGCTGCTTTAATTGTCAGGATAATCAAAGAAAAGAAATTAGGTTCTGTTTTGGCGATTGATGCTGACCCGAATAGTAATCTGGCGGAAAGCCTTGGGCTTGAAGTAAAGGCAACGATAGGGAATATTCTTGATGGCATTTCAGCCCATCCTGAAAAAATCCCCAGCGGAATGCCAAAAGACAGGTTTATTGAATTTCAAGTACAAACAGCAATAGTTGAAGCTGATGGATTTGATCTTCTTACAATGGGCAAGCCTGAAGGCCCCGGATGTTACTGCTATGTGAATAATTCTTTGAGAAATATTATGGGAAAGCTGATCAATGATTACGATTTTATTATTATTGATAATGAGGCAGGCCTTGAACATCTTTCCAGAAGGACAACCCGGTCAGCGGATGCACTTGTAATTGTATCAAATGCTTCTGTGGTTGGACTTAAGGCTGCAAAAAGGATAAAGGATTTAACTAAAGATTTAGAGATCAAGATTAAAAAATCATTTTTGATTGTAAACTGTTATAACGATATGATAGATTCGGGGAAGATTCAGGATTTAGGGCTAAATTATCTCGGTTCTATTCCTCAAGATAAAGAAATTGAGAAAATTTGTATTAATGGTTGTTCGTTGATGGATTTAAATGATAAAGGCATAAGTTTAGATACGCTGCGGAGAATAGGAGAAAGTATATGGCAAGTCAGCTAA